A genome region from Purpureocillium takamizusanense chromosome 8, complete sequence includes the following:
- a CDS encoding uncharacterized protein (COG:S~EggNog:ENOG503P0DF), with protein sequence MNTTPSTNLGSLPDHVLLGVVEQLDTARDVSHLAASCRATQAAMRREGWRSWALTRFPSYRLPAEAAADWRAVVDRLTYLDRCWERRGLSFCYFRENRGDQQGRGGQQNLRRRYGGGQSVPFASVLDVCLTSSSSGSRQQDELLACGTGEDLQVRWRTLGDKSRDTWRSLAGKDAGYSEGTGDVTAVSTIERGAKAELAVGRANGDVQLLSAAFDDSFGQPTRMLLPVDDKELNLGRSMGQRAVMWTEWQPESKILASCRSTLLTLYNLSSTDVSEKELKPMLYYDVSQDAAADSRGYASMVHCVKFLSSDTVACGVSWSSEPLQWGKIRPTGIELSPPPKRARFDGCKSAVPSRATKHTVWAIEPVGTTGNLLLSAWRDGSYRLLDMRTPSDHDAAYRDTFQPYNPSSALLAYGMQRFVAAAAMEPVVRIFDFRFPKPYYHSDALPCFGQRPYPRPWRGAHGYQEPAVDGSEPTSSRRCDDDAGTRCIWHETSRNPYWRPDATLYYTKNKREEACSLAKTSDLADSFYIGTRGAFIEAQLSLAEDARGEEADTHAAPKGWTAELSKGESLVIGETCISLCEGEGWQTARPMPTVRLRRHANQPEGPQAGSRLDGRWLSKSEPREVELV encoded by the exons ATGAACACAACACCATCGACGAATCTGGGGAGCCTCCCGGATCACGTCttgctcggcgtcgtcgagcagctcgacacgGCCCGCGATGTGTCCCAcctcgccgcgtcgtgccGCGCCACCCAAGCCGCCATGCGCCGGGAAGGCTGGAGATCCTGGGCGCTGACGCGGTTTCCCTCATATCGACTGCctgcggaggcggcggcggactggcgggccgtcgtcgaccggtTGACGTACCTGGACCGATGCTGGGAACGGCGCGGCCTGAGCTTCTGCTACTTCCGCGAGAACCGGGGGGATCAGCAGGGCAGAGGTGGCCAGCAGAACCTGAGGAGGCGGTACGGAGGTGGACAGTCGGTGCCGTTTGCATCCGTACTGGATGTCTGtctgacgtcgtcgtcgtcgggctcgcggcagcaggacgagctgctggcgtgCGGGACCGGAGAAGACCTGCAGGTTCGATGGCGGACGCTGGGCGACAAGTCGCGAGACACCTGGAGGTCGCTCGCGGGCAAGGACGCGGGATACTCTGAGGGGACGGGCGACGTCACGGCAGTGTCCACCATCGAGAGGGGCGCAAAGGCAGAGCTCGCCGTGGGCAGGGCAAACGGCGACGTTCAACTGCTCTCCGCTGCCTTTGACGACTCCTTTGGccagccgacgaggatgctgCTCCCCGTGGACGACAAGGAGCTCAACCTGGGACGCTCGATgggccagcgcgccgtcatGTGGACCGAATGGCAGCCCGAGTCGAAGATCCTGGCGAGTTGCCGGAGCACCCTCCTGACTCTATACAACCTATCTTCCACCGACGTCTCGGAGAAGGAGCTGAAGCCAATGCTGTACTACGACGTGTCgcaggatgccgccgccgacagccgAGGCTATGCCTCCATGGTGCACTGCGTCAAGTTCCTGAGCAGCGACACCGTCGCGTGCGGCGTCAGCTGGAGCAGCGAGCCGCTACAATGGGGTAAGATCCGGCCGACCGGCATCGAgctctccccgccgccgaagcgTGCCCGTTTCGACGGGTGCAAGTCGGCCGTCccctcgcgggcgacgaaACATACCGTGTGGGCCATCGAACCCGTCGGGACCACGGGGAACCTGCTGCTGAGTGCCTGGCGTGACGGAAGCTATAG GCTTCTGGATATGCGCACGCCTTCGGACCATGACGCCGCATACCGTGACACCTTTCAGCCCTACAACCCGAGTagcgcgctgctcgcctaCGGCATGCAGCGCTTcgttgccgcggcggccatggagccCGTTGTGCGCATATTCGACTTTCGGTTCCCGAAGCCTTACTATCACTCGGACGCGCTGCCCTGTTTCGGCCAGCGTCCTTATCCTCGGCCGTGGAGAGGAGCCCATGGCTATCAGGAGCCCGCGGTCGACGGCTCGGAGCCAACGTCATCTCGTCGTtgtgacgacgatgcggggACTCGCTGCATATGGCATGAAACGTCTAGGAACCCCTACTGGCGGCCGGACGCGACGCTCTACTACACCAAGAATAAGCGCGAGGAGGCCTGTTCGCTGGCCAAAACGTCGGATCTTGCGGACAGCTTCTACATTGGCACCCGCGGGGCCTTCATCGAGGCACAGCtctcgctcgccgaggacgcacGCGGCGAGGAAGCAGACACGCACGCGGCGCCCAAGGGCTGGACGGCGGAGCTCTCGAAGGGGGAGTCGCTCGTCATCGGGGAGACGTGCATAAGCCTCTGCGAAGGCGAGGGCTGGCAGACAGCccggccgatgccgacggtGCGCTTGAGACGGCACGCAAACCAGCCAGAAGGGCCCCAGGCCGGGAGTCGGCTAGACGGGCGGTGGCTGTCAAAGTCGGAACCTCGAGAAGTCGAATTGGTGTAG